The nucleotide sequence GAGGATAAAGGGCAAAAAATAAAAGAATTAGCCCTGCAATAAAGGGAAGGCGGGCAAATCGTTCCGCAATATGGCTGAGAAAATGATGCCATACAGGATCAATGGGCTGTAATAATCGAGGGGATAGTTTTCCTTGAACGACTTCTTTTTCAAATTCCCAAATCACCCAAACAACATTAGCTTGTCTCACAATAAAGGCGGCTAAAAAATATCGAGCAAATTCAAGTTCACTCAGTTCAATATTTTGGGTTTGGGAGGCTTTAATCCAAATTCCCATTAAAATAAAAGGCAAGGAACCAGACAATGCCCATAAAAATAATTCGGCTCGATATTCGACCATGTAGGCATAGTATGTTAGCAGTAAAGTTTGAGCGATTTTTAAAATATATTTCATAAAATTATTCAATTAAAATTATTTTTTTGATTAAAGGTTTTGTTTCTTTGTTGAGCATCAATAATTGTTTGATTTTTAACCATTGCTGTTTTCGATTTAAAATGGAAGACAGTAACAATTTCCAAGCTTTGGGAGACAAAATAGAGGTTGAGGATAAAGAAAAAGCATTTACTATTTTAGCTTTTTTGAGAGCGACAATACTCCAATGTAATTTGAGATAATTACGGATATCTTGAAGGCTAGGAAGATAGATTTTATAGTCTCTCTGAACCAGGTGATAGAGTTTTTCTTTAATTAAAATATTAGTATCAAGTCGTTTTTCCAAAGAAATCTGTTGATTATAAGCTCCGGGCCATATTGTTCGATAAGCTAAACATTTATTAATAAAAATTGCATCGCCAAATTGAGCAATTCTAATCCACGAATCAATATCATCACAGTTAGCATCTAAACTGGAATCCCAACCCCCGGACTGAATAAATGCGTCTCTACGATAGGCGACTTGAATGGGTGTTCCAAAGGGAATTTGTTCGAGAAGCATTCCATAATGAATGTCTTCTTGGGGAATATAAAATACTTTTCCAGGGCCAATAATTCGAGTTCGACTGAGTTCTTTTTCATAGGGATCAACTTGGGCAGCTTGACAGGAACAAATCACAACTTGGGATGTGGAAGTTTGACTTTTATGAATTTGATAGGCACTAATTGCCTGAATCATTTCTTCAATACAATCTGTTGCTAAATAATCATCATCATCTACGGGTTTAATCCACTCTCCAGACGCTACAGCAACTCCTGCGTTCATCGTGGCTGAATGACCTTGATTAGTGGGGTTACGATGGTAAACCAGCCGATAATCCTCTTTTGTTTTTAAGGATGCAGATAATTTTTGAACATACTCTTCAGTACCATCCGTCGAATAATCATCAACAACAACCACTTCACAAGGCACAGTTTGATTTAAGGCAGAATCAATTGCCCGTTTTAGTAAAGTTATTCGATTATAGGTTGTAATCACGATGCTAAATTTCATCGTACTGCCTCGCTTAAGAGTCTGCTCATTCAGTTACTATTTAGCCTAACACATCTGCTCACTCTTCAGAAATTGATGAGCTACGCTTTTCTTTTAGATGTGTTTAAAAAGGGGTGTTAGTCTCGAATTTTGAAAGGCAGATTACAACGTCTAAGTTAAAAAAATTAACGTTTAGAAATCAGTTTTATTTTTATAAAACTGATTTCTAAAAAAAGTCAACTAATCAATTTTTATTAAACATCGAGTGATAGAGTTTAACGATTAATTAACACTTCAGAAAAAGTATACCAGATTTATTCCTCTGTTGACAAGTATAACACCGCTTCCAAATCTTCTGCTTGAGCCAATCAGCCTTTTCTCACAGTCTCTTGCCAGGTTAGTCCCTATAAAAAAATTCTACGCCTCTTTCAGGGATCAGGAGAACGTAGAACGTAAAAGTTATGAAATTTAACAATTATTCCTCCCTTAAGGGGTTACAAAAGTGCCGTGTAAACCGTAAGGGATATGATGTTTTAAGTGTAATCGGGCGATCGCTCCTTGAGTCAAGTCTCGACCATCCAAAATCACAATATCTGAACGATGGTGATGGGAATCATAGACCACCGTTAATAGCCATCCATCATCTTCTGCGATCGCATTTTTACGCGGAACAAATACAGGTTCACTCACAAATCCTTCCGGTGCAGCGCTCCACAATTGACGCTGCTGGGTGTTTAAATCTAGTTTGAGAATTGCTTGTAATGGTGCATTTCCTTGAGGAGAATGGGCGGCTCCTAAATATAAATAACGGTAAGGTCTACCCATTAAATTCGGATGTAAAGCTGGAAATTCACAACAGCGAGATTCAATTCTCTCCCTCTCTACTTTTTCAGTAGTTAAATCTAAAGAAAAACGCCAGAGTTGTCCCGGATCTAAACGAGAAAAATCCGTTTCTCGATAATCGTCATTGGGGCGAACTTCGGGGAGGGATTCATAACAGATAGAATCTACAATAATTCTATCTTGATCTTCATAAGCATTGGCGTGATGGAATACAAAACCCGATGAGGTTTCAAAATATTTAATTTTGCCCGAATTACGGGGAATCACAATAATTTTAGTCGGTTCTTTGGGTTCAAATTTAATACATTCCCCTGCTCCTGAGAATCCCAATAAATAGGGAATGGGATTAAATTTTACTGGATTTTGGAAGAAAATACAATAATTTGGAGTCATGGCAAAATCGTGAATAAAGGCAAATCCTGGAACGGAATGAACCTGTTTTTTCAGTAACTTTCCTTGAGTAGAAATTTCATAAATTGTAATGAGGGTGGATAATTTTGGTTTAATTGAAAAATTGACTAAACACGGTTCACCGCCATTTTTTTCACAATTTGGATCAATCCGAACATGAGCCGCAAACCCATCTCCGGGTTCTAAAATCCCATCTAAATCATCAATTCCTATAGTTTCTAAGGTATGCGGATCAAGTCGATACGGTTGAGCTGCTTCCCACAACGCTAAGAGTTTTCCCGCCCAATAAATAACTTGAGTATTGGCAATATTTTTAATTCGTAAATCCATAAAATTTGCCAACCAGCCCCCCGGTTTTTGAGTTCCAAAAACACCCCGATAGAGAATTTTTCCAGCCTTTTGTTCTTCTACATAACCTTGGGTTCGCACAAATCGATTACAATAATGGGCGCGACCCTTTGTAAAACGAATCGCAGATATCATGCCATCCCCATCAAAAGGATGACGAAAAGCTTGTCCATTAATCTCTAATAAACCGGGGCCATTACGATAAAGGGTTCCTTCTAATTCGGGAGGAATTTCTCCCTCAATATCATCAATCCAGTAATCATATTCATTCGGTTGAGACAGATAACCTTTTTGCCAAGCTTGGAGATCGTAGGATAAGGAGTCAGAGGGATTTAAAGAGGTAGAAATCAGATTCTGCATTTGAGATAATCAGGTTAAAGGTTGACAGTTAATTGTTCCCGTTCAGAGGGGGCAAGGTTAAGACTTAAAGGTTCCATTTCTGCATTATTATCGGGCAACCAATGAATAAAAAGAAGCGGTAATAAGGTGCTAAGATTGGTTACAATTACCAAGAGCCATAATTGGTTAAAGTTGGTTTCAGTAATTCCAAACCAATGAGTTAGTAAAGCCCCCAATTCATAAGAAATTAATACGGCTGAATTGGAAACAGACATTAATAAGGCAAATAACGTGGCTTCTACCCCAGGGGGACATAAACGGGCTGATAATACTAAAACAGGCATATAGGCAATTTGTCCCATAACTGCCAAAATCAAACTATCTCCTAAACTAAACCAATGATCATCAATCCCTAGGGCACGATTGGTATGGGTCACTAATAACAACATGGTCATTCCCAATACCGTTGAGATCAGGGTTGACCAGAAGAAGATATTCCGAAAGGAAACCGACTTAAGAAAGCGTTGAAATAGCCAAACTCCCACCAAAGAAGCAAAACTGGTCACTAAACGAACTCGCCCTAAAAATTCCGGTTGAAATCCTAATTCATTCGTCGTAAAAAAGAAAAAAGCAGCATCAGCCGTTGGTGTTGATTGCAAAACAAAAATAAAGGCTGTAGGCAACCAAATCGATTTTTGTGTTATGGCTTGACGCAAATTTTTGAGTTGAGATTTGATTCTTTTCCCGTTCAAGTTTTCCGGTATCACTTCTTCTGTAATCAATCCGGTGACTAAGGAAACAATTAAGGGAAAAGTAGCGGTCATGAGAAATATCGTTTGGGGGTTAAATTTTTCTAACAGAAAACCGCTTAAATAAGCTGTAATTAATCCTCCTATTGCCATTGATCCCCAACAGGCTGATTGTAAAGACCCGATATGACTGATAGATTCATGACGTGCTCGTTCCACAACCAAAGAATCAACAATCACATCGCTAATTGCTACAGAAAGGGAACTCAATATAATTACACCCGCAGCCGCCCAGGGAGTATGCACAATTGTAGCTAGGGCAACCCAGGATGAGGCTCCTAATAGTCCCGATAGAATTAAATAGGGGCGACGACGATAGCCAAAAATGGGTAAACCGTCGGAAATAAACCCAAATAAAGGTTTTATAACCCAAGGCAGGGGGACAATTCCCAGTAAAACCGAGACTTCCACTGGACTCATCGCCAATTCATCCTTGAGGAAAAAACTCACTGCTAAACGAGCCAGTCCTAAGATTCCTTGGACAAAGTACACCAGTAAAATGGCGATCAGTTCTGGGGTGGGCTCATTGTCAAAAAATAGGGTCTTCTGAAAGAATTGCTGGAGTTTCTCGATGCTTGTTGAAGCCATCAGGATTAAGTCAAGAAAGATTAAGAAATGTGAATATCCTAGATCATAACCTGTGGACTGTTGAATGGGGACCTTGCCCATTCCCGATGATCTGATTGGGTGACACGGGAGCAAAAATATGAGTTTTGAGTCTATAGACTTGGGATT is from Planktothrix sp. FACHB-1365 and encodes:
- a CDS encoding carotenoid oxygenase family protein gives rise to the protein MQNLISTSLNPSDSLSYDLQAWQKGYLSQPNEYDYWIDDIEGEIPPELEGTLYRNGPGLLEINGQAFRHPFDGDGMISAIRFTKGRAHYCNRFVRTQGYVEEQKAGKILYRGVFGTQKPGGWLANFMDLRIKNIANTQVIYWAGKLLALWEAAQPYRLDPHTLETIGIDDLDGILEPGDGFAAHVRIDPNCEKNGGEPCLVNFSIKPKLSTLITIYEISTQGKLLKKQVHSVPGFAFIHDFAMTPNYCIFFQNPVKFNPIPYLLGFSGAGECIKFEPKEPTKIIVIPRNSGKIKYFETSSGFVFHHANAYEDQDRIIVDSICYESLPEVRPNDDYRETDFSRLDPGQLWRFSLDLTTEKVERERIESRCCEFPALHPNLMGRPYRYLYLGAAHSPQGNAPLQAILKLDLNTQQRQLWSAAPEGFVSEPVFVPRKNAIAEDDGWLLTVVYDSHHHRSDIVILDGRDLTQGAIARLHLKHHIPYGLHGTFVTP
- a CDS encoding ABC-2 family transporter protein, with amino-acid sequence MKYILKIAQTLLLTYYAYMVEYRAELFLWALSGSLPFILMGIWIKASQTQNIELSELEFARYFLAAFIVRQANVVWVIWEFEKEVVQGKLSPRLLQPIDPVWHHFLSHIAERFARLPFIAGLILLFFALYPQSFWIPSLGQILLFLLILILAFMLRFIIQYTFALFSFWTERASAIEQIWYLPYLFLSGIIAPLEVFPPLIRELTLWTPFPYLVYFPASIIVGFPVDIVRGLLMIFLWGTLFFIINRWLWKQGLKQYSGMGA
- a CDS encoding glycosyltransferase family 2 protein, producing the protein MKFSIVITTYNRITLLKRAIDSALNQTVPCEVVVVDDYSTDGTEEYVQKLSASLKTKEDYRLVYHRNPTNQGHSATMNAGVAVASGEWIKPVDDDDYLATDCIEEMIQAISAYQIHKSQTSTSQVVICSCQAAQVDPYEKELSRTRIIGPGKVFYIPQEDIHYGMLLEQIPFGTPIQVAYRRDAFIQSGGWDSSLDANCDDIDSWIRIAQFGDAIFINKCLAYRTIWPGAYNQQISLEKRLDTNILIKEKLYHLVQRDYKIYLPSLQDIRNYLKLHWSIVALKKAKIVNAFSLSSTSILSPKAWKLLLSSILNRKQQWLKIKQLLMLNKETKPLIKKIILIE
- a CDS encoding folate/biopterin family MFS transporter, whose amino-acid sequence is MLMASTSIEKLQQFFQKTLFFDNEPTPELIAILLVYFVQGILGLARLAVSFFLKDELAMSPVEVSVLLGIVPLPWVIKPLFGFISDGLPIFGYRRRPYLILSGLLGASSWVALATIVHTPWAAAGVIILSSLSVAISDVIVDSLVVERARHESISHIGSLQSACWGSMAIGGLITAYLSGFLLEKFNPQTIFLMTATFPLIVSLVTGLITEEVIPENLNGKRIKSQLKNLRQAITQKSIWLPTAFIFVLQSTPTADAAFFFFTTNELGFQPEFLGRVRLVTSFASLVGVWLFQRFLKSVSFRNIFFWSTLISTVLGMTMLLLVTHTNRALGIDDHWFSLGDSLILAVMGQIAYMPVLVLSARLCPPGVEATLFALLMSVSNSAVLISYELGALLTHWFGITETNFNQLWLLVIVTNLSTLLPLLFIHWLPDNNAEMEPLSLNLAPSEREQLTVNL